In Channa argus isolate prfri chromosome 15, Channa argus male v1.0, whole genome shotgun sequence, the DNA window TGTCCAACGGGGGTAATTTAGTAATTTGTGCCAGTGTTTACTTAATACTTCAATATGTGGACAGAAAGAGCCGTGCGGgcactgaaccaccaacctttcatTCTACCTGCTGGACCAGGTAGAATGCAGCGGCATcgacaaaactgaaatctgcCAACGTAAATAACTTTCAACAAATGTATGATTTTATCCTTTTAACGTATGTGTCATTTGATTGTAATTATGTCAGCTATAAAGTCCCGGCCTCTCTTCTTCTATTAGCCTTTCTTCAGATTTGTGAgtctcttattttgaaagaagtCTAGCCTATTTCCGTAGTTTTTCCGGGGACTTGACATGCTTAAAAACTGCCGTGGTGCTTATTATTTCTCCCTCTCGTCACATGCTTATCGCCTCAGCTGTTCTAGTCCGTCTACTCAGGAGGCTTTCAATGATCGAGCCCTCACTTCCATCCCCCACTCGGACTCCCATCCTGCCTTTATCGTGGTGCACGATGTGAGCCGATGGAAGTTATTTTTTGTCACTGTTGTCACAACTGTGCCTTGGCTCCCAAAACTGAAACCTCATACATGGAGGAGCAGAGCATGGCAGCCATTATACCTCTGACCACATAAttatgctgctgctgccattgaGACAATCAGACAATAATCAGACAATAGAAATGCAACCCTCTGTTTTCCATTCACTTCAGACATTAGCTCTCAGTTTATTGGATTGTGATTAATCCAGTGATTTAGCAGTGTTAAGTCTACACTTTAGCATATGCATGTTCATGTTACCAAGTCAAAGCCTGGTGCAAAGTACATTTCACACACTTACGATACTGTGCATGGGATTGCCGTCCGATTCCTCCACTTTCCCTTTCACGGACACCCAaatgcataaatacatacaaagtGACATGACATGCGGGCTCTGGGCAATAAGGAGGCGTATCATATGGAGTGGCAGCTGAGGATGTGAGACTAATCTGACAGGTGCAGCCTGGGAGAGTGACAGCATGGGACGAGGGGGagggggaagaaaaagaggaggagaggtcACTCCTTGAAGCAGGATGACTGAGGAGATTAATAGTTCTCTCATTTTATCAGTAGACAGACTCATGAGGCATCTGTAATACCATCCTCATTCTCAGTGTCTTTTATATGAGTGGTTTGATAAATCATGACACTAAAGCACTCACGCACTAAAGGTTATGACAGAAAATATCTTTGAAGCAACATGCTACTTAAAACACCTCATCGATCgaagccaaataaaaaatgtagagGCTTTATTGGGCTACATGTAGTGACTGAATGTAGAACTTCGAAAGTCAACAAGACATATTCTTTTGTGGAATCAGAGAGGTTAATTTGAAGGCGTGTTGTTTTTCTATGCATAAGGCATTTGAACTGCAGAGGAATCACTCTGTCTCGCAGATTTAAAGGAATAGTGTGACATTTTGGGGGGAAAttatcatgtttttgtttaaaaaaatagccAGGGCCAATGAAAGCTTAGCTTAACTTAGCATAAAGATGGGAAAGAAAGGGGGCAACTAAGTAGGTTCTATCCAGAAGGAATAAAATCCACCTCACAGCAtctctaaatcttttgatgACAAAGAAGTTATGACACTGTAATTTTCCTGTGTCTGCTTATTGCAACTTAAATACTAGGTCAGGAGGTCAGTGCTCTCAACCAACAAATAGTCCAGTACATAGTACCACTGCTTTTAttccttattttattattttttaattatttttaattttaaacatgtttctatTTATAATATAGCTAGAATGTCTGCATTTGTGTAATCTATGCTAAGCAAAGCTaatttgttgttggtgtttacaACATATTTACCATACAGAGATGAGAATGGCATCAGTGTTCTTGACTAACTCTCAAGGTGGCAGTGAAATGGAGCATTTGCCAACCATTGTTCCTATATATAGAGGTACAGTACATGCCTATATTACGCACAGACACGCACATAGATTGCACAATTCAAAGGACATCGGTgatctaaaaacaaaagagatgcACAAATGCACCTTTAAATACCTCCACAAATGTAATACatgcatatttatatatattttatttatacttaGAGCTATTAATGATGATGCCAGGGTGCAGGTTAGATTTAAAAGTTTGTATCTATTAGGATCAGGAAAAACTGGCTTATGCATCATATTACTGGTATAAACTGGTTTGTGTTTATATTCGCTGTGTTTCATTTAAAGtcagtctgtatgtgtgtgtgtgtttgtgtgatttgttcTCTCAGCAGGTAAGGTGCCCACATCAGCCTGATGGTTAGATCACACTTTCCAGTGGAGAACTCTGGTTTCAGTATTTATAGAGGGTGACAAGGTAACTCTGGATCTGTATTCTCATGTGTGGCGGTTCGTCACTGACTAATATAGCCTTACAGACAGGCTGTGCACTAAGCTTGGCTTTTCCTGGTGAGTTATTATAGTTTAATGAGCAGAACAAACACAAGAGCATCACAGTCAATGTCTGCTATGTTTCCTTCAGGATTATACACTTTGTACACAATGTTGTTCTATATATGAAGTTTTTGTCTTCCCTCAATGTTGTTGTCTTAAATTATCTATTTAATGTGCAACACCCATGTGTTTGGCCTTGTtatttctttcctctctctcataTTTCTTTCATTACATGCCTCTTCGCTGCCCGGACATCGCCTCGCCTTATCAAGACCCTGCTCGGCTtgaaacaatgagctgaagaaGTGACAGCAGGGTGGCTGGCGTGCAAGctgcatgtttttctctgtttccagTGACAAGCATCGAGATGAGAGCCTACTGTATGACCTCACAGGATGTATTCGCTATGACAGGATGCAGGTGTCCAAAATTAGCAGGAAGAGAGTCCAATTTTAAAGAGCACTGCTGATTTTAAGCAGGCTGCAACATATCTCACAGAGGCAGAGGATGTACACATCCAGGCAGCCAATACACCCACTGTAATATTGCCCTCAAATAAGTGCAGTGTTTTGGCTTAAGTTTAAATTTTGACCTTTTACACATCTTATTTCCCATAACCTCCGGCAAATTTGCCTGAGGTTATGGGAAATAAGaccttttaattaattttgtaagCCTCTAATTGACAGTTTCTGTTTGATCTGAACATACCTTGGTTGCGAAACATCACTTTAGTGAGGTCTCTGAGGTCATTGCATTGTATATGCTATGTAAGGTGTGTAGTATACTAATTAGGGGATTCAACAGTATTTAGCTTTGATGACAAAGCCGCTGCTACTTTATTTGGACCATTTATTTCTTGTGAGTCCTCCAGTTTTATTGACATGCCATACTATTCACCTCTTTAACAAacattcttttattgttttcctttatttatatagtgatTTATTTCATGGGGATGGTGCACGTGTCTGCACTTTGgctattttttctttaatttgtctcTGCTGTGTAGTGAAAAGTGCTGAATTAGTTACCATATTAATTAAGGCAGTATCTTTATTGGGATAATCCTGACCACACATGCTAACCACCGATAAACCCTCCAGAGGTCATCAAAGACCCTTGATATTCTGGATCGTCGGATTGGGAATTTGTCAGGTCAACTTAAAACGACCTCTACtgtacacacatttgcacactgtATTTGAAGGACAGATAAATACACGGAAGCATAttcatcactcacacacacacagaagtctTATCTAAAGTGCCTTGGAGGACCTTCTGTAATTTTCTCAGATTTCTCAATGGCTCTAACCAGGTTTTAACCCTCAGAAGGTCAGGTTGAGGTCAGTGGAATAAAGGCAGCCCCAGGATTTACCTTCCTCCTCTGTCATCAGGTCAAAGTATTCGTCGACTGTAAGTTGCACAAAACCCTGATCCAAGGACCAGAACTGACTTCTGTCAGAACGCGATGTTCATTTTTTCAGTACAACAGAAATGTTATATAACATAGAAAAGATGATGGTGGAACACAAGAAAGGGCAAATGAAGCACAAATCATTTTGACCAGCAGGGACGTCTGTTagtccctgctgctgtttgtctctCTTACATGGTCTAGAGTAGGCTCAGCGATAATGTGATGCTATATAGAGCATGACTGGAGGTTGGGTGAGCTGCGGTTTTGATGAGCCTCtaattttttcttctattaTCACCAACAGGTCATAGTTTTCTTTTATCTGAACATCTACCAGCCACAATACTCACACAGACATTGTGCAACAACTGTTAATGGATTGTTGTGAAACTTTAAAGACGTTCCTCAAAAATGCTGGTGGTTTGTTCACTTTATACTTCATTTCATATAACATGATCAtcacattgtatttaattttttaaagtgcAACCATGTTACCACTTATTTGTTTGAAAATTGTAAAGTTTTTATCACCAATTTGGAAATCCATGATATCCTGATTCCCAGAATTGCATGTTGGAGGctgttgtgaatgttttttctcctctgctgctAGATAGCATGCAAAGATGGTAAACATGgattttatactgtatgtgctaatATAGGAAGGTTAGCTCGTTAATGACTGCATGTAGCTCAAAGCACCACTGTGTAGCCTCTCCCTGACCTGCTGTGGTGACAGATTCTTGTACAACAGCTAATACCAAAGTAAATTAGACTATAGAGTTATATAAAAGTCTACaacctgtctctttctttctagTTCAGACACATCTTCCCAGCCCTGGCCTTAACCTCTCGAGGTCCTGTGTTACCTCCACCCTTCTGCACAATTACCCATCCAAGGGGAAGCTGCTCTGTCTGGCATGGGGCAGGGTGGGGTAGAGTGGGGTGTAGAGGGAAAGCTTTGCCATTAGGTCTGACTGCAGAACCCCACGTTGGTGGAATAGAGAAGGCAGAAAAGATTGGGGACATGGATTTGTGGTATTACTGGACAAGATCATAGGCACGCCTTCACAGATATCACAGTGGTCATTACACACATAGCAGATTTGCCCACAAATCAGATGTAACCCCCTGTGTGGCATCAGacgacacacagacaaataatcCTTCCTAAAGTCTGTTATTTCACGTCGCAACCCCCAGACCCACAAGACCCATAACCATATATGTGCTATTTATTCATACAACCATGCACACAGTGTAGGGAGGATTTGAGGTCACACTTTGCAGCAATGTTTGGGGGTGTTTGGGGAAAGTGAAGGATTACTGACTCAGTAGGACACTGAACAGATGTATCCACACGCACTGTAAAAATCAACTATAAAAACCCTTTACTGCAAtcttgtttctgtcaataataacatttgatttgtgCGGAGTGAAAGCACTGAGTGCATTCACTTTTGTCATTAATGGCCTTGCTAATGTTTCTTTTAGAGGCCTTTTCATTCATGTCTCCTCTAATCTAATATACCAAAGGTCCATCAATCCCTCCACATAGTAATTGATTTCTCTACTGTGTCAACGTCACAAATCCCAAGTCTCAGAGTCTGTCTGCTCTTCATCTATAAGCCATTTTCCATTCCAGCTCTTTGCTTTTGCAGCTTGTCAAACACGGGCTCTCAATCGGCTCCTTTTTGGCTGCTCCCACTGTTTTTGCCCTCTCAGTATTCATGTCATGTCTCCCTATTTACTCAGACCTGAAGCTTGACAcaatatatttcacattttaaagttgcATCGAAAAGGACCTAAATACAGCCAGTCTCATTAGCTCAACATATATGAACATTTTCTCGAAGTCCGGTTGTGTATGTAAACTTAAGCATATAAATGGAGCTGGCAGGACCAGAGAACAGGACTACTCAGGACGGAAGGAGCTTCAGTCAAATTATTCTCCACTGGACGGCCCAGCGAAGCTGCGGAGCCATTTTTGGGAGCAAGGAGGCATCTCCTTGGTGAGTACCATGGCAACAGGCAACGTGGGCCCCAGCTTTTAGAGCTGTCCTTTTCAAGCTCCCGATCAAATGTGGCAGGCcaggtttttttgttgtgtggcgtctctcactttctctctctcacttgccTTTTCTTCTGCCTCTCCTTTCCTCGTCGTGCATGACATTGTCCTGGCCTCATTCACCAGAGAGGCTGTGAGAAGACTGCAGAGGGCGAGTGTCTGTGGGAAAATTTGTCAGACAACACAGGGGGTATGTGATAGTGAAGGCAAGCTAGTGTTGTCTATGCATGACTGCAGTCATTTCACTTACGTTAGCAGAAAAACAACCTGACTGGCATAGACAGAATTTAACCATCATGACAAACCAAACTCTGATCAATTACTTCAAAACTTTCTTGTTAACCttcatttttgaacattttaaaactttttttttactcatggGTGCAGCATGACTTTAGGGTTTGCTATGTCAGGGGATCTGTTTGCTGGTCATCCACCACTTTAGTCCACAATCAAATAGGTCAACCACTGTTATATGGATTTTCAAAACAACAGCATCTTAGCAAACTGTCATTTTCACTGGTTTATAGCACTGTCATGTATATCAATCtcagacattttctttgtggACTCCAGACACCATCTCTGTGAGTCTGTTCTACAAAgcgaaaaacaacattttaattcCTATTTAAATCATGTCACAAAACCTTCAAACGGTTTATTCATTGTGATCTCTGGCTGAAACCAGCCCTATGTAGGTAATGTTTTATCCTTTTagtagtttgttttattcatttgtcGCACTCTGAGCTGTCTGTTCAATGTTAGTTTctgtttgttgcattttaagatgcatgtctgtggactgtgggaggaaaccaaagtacctggaggaaacccagaCAGGTACAGGGGGAACATGTGAACTGCAAAGAGAAAGGACACAGTCAGCCAGGGATTCGAACTAGGGACCTTCTAGCAGTGAAGCGGCAGCTTAGATCCTAATATTTTCTAATGGTATTTCGTGATGTTCCTGATAAATTGCAGTAGTGTTCCTAAAACCATGACAGTGCTTACATCACAATGTTGTGTTATGGTTTATTACATTCACAGCAGAGTTATTATCAGGAACGTTAAAAGGTGCATGTCATCGAGTACAGTAGTCACTGATAATTACATTACTTAAAAGTTACTAAAATGTATGTCCACATCGCAAAGCACATTAAATAATTCACTGCATCTCATGCCGATATATTGGTCCCTGTGGCTGGCTAACATATAGGTAACATTTAGTGAGTGGTTCTTAATGTATGTTAACAGAGAGAGCCACCTTGTGGATAAATGAGGAGCTCCACACGGAGAAATGGGGCAACAACTGGAAGTAAATGACCCGGCATATAGTTGCTAAGATCCACAGGCTAGAGGGCCGAAATGCAAACAATTGAAAAGTCTGAGCTAGAGGTACATGATGAAAATGTTCATCTAATTTAGAAGTTCAGGTAAAATAAGCTAATGGCTACAACCTTCACGCATCAGCTTTAGCCATTAGAAATGataaatgtatatgtgttaAGTGTAGACAgatataaacatatattttggactaaataaactaaactgaaattgaatttccagatttttgcattatttacatGTGTTATCCTGAATCTATAATCAGTAACATCTGTGTTCTCATACTTAACGGGACCCCATGAAAGTCTGCAGCCAGCCGAGGTGGCGGGACACTTTCTGAAATATGTAGCCTTTGGTGCAGTCAGCCCCTGGTGGCTGGCTCACCACCCCGGTGAGGAAGAACACTTCCCTGTACAGGGTGAGCAGAGGGCTGCCAGAGCTCATGATGCAGTCAGCATTGGCGCGAGGGGAGGTGCAGCCCATTTTATTGGTCATGCTGTCGGGGTGAGTCTCCAAACACTCGGGCAGCCGGCTGTATGCCAGAGAGTTAAGGGTGAGTGGGCCCTGGAAAGCAGACACCTCCTTAGGTTCTTTCCAGCCTGTGACCACGGCGGGAAACTCCCCTGTCATCAGGATGCTTTCAGCAAAGTCTCTTTCTGGCAGACAAGCAggaattacatttctttttaggATGATTTTGTCCCGGAGCTCAATCACAGCCAGGTCATTCTCAGGACGATCCTCCATGTAGCGTGGGTGGAAATGAATTACTTTTACGTAAAGCGTCTGCTCTCCATCTTCATTGTCAGTCCTACGCTTGCCTGAGAAGATACAAGGACATTCAGGTTTGCTGATGATGAAGTcattaatatcaaaatatttatttagttagaTTTGGAAATTATATTGGATCAAACATTTGAAGTTGTCAaatttgttttctgaattttCTGAGCTttgatggacaaaaaaaaaaaaagattaactaAAAAATTAATAAGCATGTGAATCAACAGCATAACAAAATGTTAGATCCAGAATCAGTTACAGTTGTGTGACATGTGTTTTGTCTCACCAACGGCCACATTGAAGGAGGGGTATTTGTCTGCACACTTAGCTGAAGTCAAGACCAGGTTCTCCTTCAGAATGACTCCGCTACAGAAACCTGCCGACTCTGAACTCTTCAGGAGAGCCTGCAAACAACACCATGTGTCAGGTAGTTAAGAAGCACCAAGTCCCTGCATCACTGCTGAGGGGTtacagtaaaaactgaaatcGTATCAGTGACACCTGTACACGAAGCTGCACTGTGTCACAGCGTGAGTGAGAGTATGTTCCTACCTGCCAGGGACAATCTGAAGACATGCAGGGAAGTCCCTCATAGTTGCTGCGGATGTTGCTGGATTGTTTGTCCTCCCACTGTCTCAGATTGTTCAACTTACCGCAGGGAAAAGTCACTGAGAGAAGAATGTGATACAGTTAGGATTCGTTTTCTCTCCTTAGGAatatttctccctctctcttgacactgaaaaacaacaaaacagacacaccTGCAGGCTCACACTTATTCCTGTCGCGGCTGCTGAGCTTCCATCCACGGGCGCAGGAGCACTCGTAGGATGAGTAGCCTGGTTTACAGAACTGGGAGCAGCCTTTGTTATTTTCCAAGGGGCACAAAGTCTGGTCTGCAGGatggaaaaagaggagggggcaCTACTCACACACCGGAtgataaggaaaaaaacaaaaaaacttagTGACACCTCTTTACTTTACCATTTTCACAGTGGACCCCTGTGAAGCCCGACTTGCAGACACAGTCGTAGCCTCCCACGCTGTCGGAACACATGGCTCCATTTTTGCAAGGATTTTCCGCACACTGGTCTCCATCTGAATACAGACAGTAAGTCTATGAGTGGTTGTAATGTTCTGCTGAAGGTTGAGCAGTGGTGGGAAATCATTGTAACACAGCACTTACCAATATAAACAGACCAGAAGATATCCTGCAAGAGGAAATACACATAATAAATGGTTaattaaagctgcaaaatgtctTTCACTGTCACACACTTAGTCGCAGACACTTTGAGGTAATAAACAAGCAAAGGCTGAGCTCCACAATAAAATCTTGGAACTCACTGTTCGATATGAGTCCTGGAAGAACTTTCTGGCCTCCTCGTAGGTGCACACCCTCTCCATGCAAACCTTCTCCAGGCTGGAAGGCACATTCCTCTTCTGACGGGTGATCACTGAATGGGCCTGCTGTTTGTCCACAAAGACTATAAAAGGGGAAACAGTTGTACAGTTTTGAGAGTTTGTAAAACAGTAGCGCAGCATTTGTTTGgtaatttttttgattttgttttttccagattTTGGTTAATATCACTGGAAAATGAAAGCTTCTCCTCAGATGCAATTTTGTTGTAGCTTGTGAAGGacgaaaaatacttttttagagactttaataatttattagtcAATCACTAAaacaactgcaactatttagatTAAAAAGGGTAAATAAATCcctaaaactatttaaattaaaaatgtttttaccttgagattttgtttttagcatatTTTAGTTAATGAATAAAGGAATGAATCAGGAAAATCATATTACCtgacaataaaaatattcttcATTTAATGATAATACATATAATTATAAACTGCCATTAAAATATTAagataaatttaaaaatcacagcCTTTACTATCAGATATTCAATATGAATGGGCTTtctttgacaaaaataaacaaataaaactacagCAGATAAACTAATAAAACCTGCCCAATTATGCAGCACTTTATTAACGAAAACTAATAAACAAAACTCCctgaatctattttttttttcttttttttaagctctgCAGTCTCACCTGTCTGTGGCGCCTGAATCGCGGCCACAACGCCCACCAGCAAACACAGCAGCGTGACAGATGTTGTTGAGGAGCACATGGTAAAACTGGAGCTTGACCCAGATCGGTGTTAAGTTGAAGGCGCAGCTGGGATCAACGCGTATTCCTGGTAACAACACAGTGAGGTATGGAAGGACGCGAGGCATTGTTGGTTAATGTCCAAATTTACAATATGAATGAATTATGATCACATGAGAaacacttaatttaaaaaattaaaacatctgcTAACTATAATGAACAAGAAGATCTTATAGGGCACTTGATGTGATTGTGCATCTTCTTGGAAGTAGCTGGCTCACTGATTATTTATGAAATTCACAAACCTGATCATTTAGGGGGCCTCTGTAGAGAGGATGCATCAATACAACTGTGCTGCTTGTTTAACAGACTGCAGGTATCTCTGTATCTTCTTACATATTTCCACAATGTCATAAAATTCTGAAGGGTCATTTCGTTGCTTGAGAAGTGGtgaacagtatgtgtgtgtgcgtgtgtgcgtgtgtgtgttgtgtctttATCTAAGTAACCAAGgttcatttaaatttattgaCTGCATTCATCAGCAGAAAGTCTGggtactatatatatatatatatatatatatatatggacaAGTACTCCTTTAGTAGATGCAAGAGAAAGTGTTTTACTGATTTATCAGATTAGAAGATtattaaagattattttcaCAGCACACATTGCGTGTCACAGCAGGAAAGAAACACAGTTTTGACTGATAAAAATGCCtatataaacacatacaatGCTATGGTCAATTCTacgtttcttttattttttctcatccCATACTTGGATAAGAGATCAGTTTAATCATTTAGCTTGTCAATTTGGATGTTCTAGTGAATACttataaaaatgatacataaacaaaatacacaagttCTGTTTGGATGTTAGTTCAAACCTTCCACTCCCAAAGAAATCTAATGTTGCACTGTTACTGGGTAATATTGTAGATACATTTTTAACCCATTAATAGGAATAACACTTGGGTTGCCAGATTGAAGAAAATAGGCTATTTAAGAAGCTCTAAAATTTATTAATCTTTAATTTGTTAGTTATTATAACCATTTAAAACTTAGTATTTACTATGACTATATTAAACTGCTTTTTGAATGTACGCTAAACTTAAAATAGGGCATGGCAATTCAGCAACTCAGTAAACAACGCAGTTCATGGCTACGTGTTTTGATGGGAAAAGCGTTTTCATTACAGTATTTTGAAGTAAGGAGGTTCATACCTTCTAATAAGGTCGGTCATCATTATCAGCGCGTTTTGTGttatgtaaacaaaaatattagaaaGCGGATGGTAAATTACCTCCTTATGTGGTTCCAGCAGTGATTGTGCAGTTTCCTCTTCACTGTAGCTGCAGTAG includes these proteins:
- the proza gene encoding protein Z, vitamin K-dependent plasma glycoprotein a, producing MCSSTTSVTLLCLLVGVVAAIQAPQTVFVDKQQAHSVITRQKRNVPSSLEKVCMERVCTYEEARKFFQDSYRTDIFWSVYIDGDQCAENPCKNGAMCSDSVGGYDCVCKSGFTGVHCENDQTLCPLENNKGCSQFCKPGYSSYECSCARGWKLSSRDRNKCEPAVTFPCGKLNNLRQWEDKQSSNIRSNYEGLPCMSSDCPWQALLKSSESAGFCSGVILKENLVLTSAKCADKYPSFNVAVGKRRTDNEDGEQTLYVKVIHFHPRYMEDRPENDLAVIELRDKIILKRNVIPACLPERDFAESILMTGEFPAVVTGWKEPKEVSAFQGPLTLNSLAYSRLPECLETHPDSMTNKMGCTSPRANADCIMSSGSPLLTLYREVFFLTGVVSQPPGADCTKGYIFQKVSRHLGWLQTFMGSR